One window of Quercus robur chromosome 5, dhQueRobu3.1, whole genome shotgun sequence genomic DNA carries:
- the LOC126725044 gene encoding phosphatase IMPL1, chloroplastic-like → MLHWDFHSKSSPKIVEEAGGTVTRMDGGKFCVFDIFFLVSNGALHEKLLERIGPATEKLKSKGIDFSLWYKPESLHADL, encoded by the exons ATGCTTCATTGGGATTTTCATTCTAAGTCTTCTCCAAAG ATAGTTGAAGAAGCTGGTGGCACAGTTACTCGCATGGATGGTGGAAAGTTCTGTgtgtttgatatattttttttagtatccAATGGTGCACTGCATGAAAAG CTTTTGGAGAGAATTGGACCTGCAACAGAGAAATTGAAGAGCAAAGGAATTGATTTCTCATTGTGGTACAAGCCTGAAAGTTTGCATGCAGATCTTTGA